The proteins below come from a single Conger conger chromosome 10, fConCon1.1, whole genome shotgun sequence genomic window:
- the LOC133139422 gene encoding glutathione peroxidase 1-like — MAATTKKFYDFSVKLLTGDVLNLSSLKGKVVLCENVASLUGTTTRDYTQMNELHTRYAAKGLVILGAPCNQFGHQENGNNDEILSSLKFVRPGNDFEPKFQLLEKVKVNGKEAHPLFVYLKEKLPFPSDNSLSLMTDPMCIIWSPVCRNDISWNFEKFLIGPDGEPFKRYSSRFPTIDIESDIKKLLGQ; from the exons ATGGCCGCAACTACGAAGAAGTTCTATGACTTTTCAGTGAAACTACTGACTGGAGATGTCTTGAATTTATCATCACTCAAGGGGAAGGTTGTACTTTGTGAGAATGTCGCATCACTCTGAGGCACGACCACCAGGGACTACACTCAGATGAACGAGCTCCATACGCGCTACGCTGCGAAGGGGCTCGTGATTCTGGGGGCGCCCTGCAACCAGTTCGGACATCAG GAGAACGGTAATAACGATGAAATCCTGAGTTCCCTGAAGTTCGTCCGTCCTGGAAATGACTTCGAGCCAAAATTTCAGCTGCTGGAGAAGGTGAAGGTGAATGGCAAGGAGGCACACCCCTTGTTCGTCTACCTCAAGGAAAAACTGCCTTTCCCCAGCGACAATTCCCTGTCCCTCATGACTGACCCCATGTGCATCATATGGAGCCCAGTCTGCAGGAACGACATCAGTTGGAATTTCGAAAAGTTCCTCATTGGTCCGGACGGGGAGCCGTTCAAACGATACAGCAGCAGGTTCCCAACTATCGACATCGAAAGCGACATTAAGAAACTTCTCGGCCAATAA